One genomic window of Arachis stenosperma cultivar V10309 chromosome 10, arast.V10309.gnm1.PFL2, whole genome shotgun sequence includes the following:
- the LOC130954740 gene encoding uncharacterized protein LOC130954740, which translates to MSSADIINANSAESVKEPVPGTSLETQQDDTKIKAQVDAMWGQMKKGVSNDILRSFASKSNSTPKRNAKKGAFNCLSYLGLAPKATESVGQAAFRNGTVMEQSNTNDEAKKLAAATLAAVKDDAAASSSSKGKLVITEVWDFAGQDIEVKKLLDSDSKEAMERAIIAAPSAVDAVLEQIKKK; encoded by the exons ATGAGCTCCGCTG ATATCATCAATGCAAATTCTGCTGAGTCTGTCAAAGAACCTGTTCCAGGGACAAGCCTGGAAACACAGCAGGATGATACAA AAATAAAAGCTCAAGTTGATGCCATGTGGGGACAAATGAAGAAAGGAGTATCTAATGATATCCTCAGAAGTTTTGCAAGCAAGTCTAATTCCACTCCAAAAAGAAATGCAAAGAAGGGAGCTTTT AATTGTTTGTCATATCTGGGGTTAGCACCAAAGGCAACTGAATCTGTTGGCCAAGCCGCTTTTCGTAATGGGACTGTAATGGAGCAGAGCAATACAAATGATGAAGCCAAGAAGCTTGCTGCTGCTACTCTTGCAGCAGTAAAAGATGATGCTGCTGCTTCTTCCTCTAGCAAGGGTAAACTTGTG ATTACTGAGGTTTGGGACTTTGCTGGTCAAGACATTGAAGTAAAGAAACTCTTAGATTCTGACTCAAAGGAGGCAATGGAAAGAGCCATAATCGCTGCACCTTCTGCGGTAGATGCTGTTCTTGAACAAATCAAGAAGAAGTAG